Proteins found in one Drosophila innubila isolate TH190305 chromosome X, UK_Dinn_1.0, whole genome shotgun sequence genomic segment:
- the LOC117788887 gene encoding zinc finger protein 629, protein MESRCILPKLQADNNKGALAALVCNGNSKRRQSDRRFYCRSCLLAFPRFVTCKAHEQLCDARIARLHMCRYCLTLYGDEELRQRHMQRKHADGRYMCLQCGTAGKRYSSPVFLYKHVVSWHGEHSLFYCAMCADNCNDAKAFSSMSGLLAHTESEHQLESDVCASVVDETEDLEMLEENIDEFLPMLDWDDDLTFGWPMDLAKEECIADPKPKASTYVCPICANGFTGSISLLNHIEQSHQRNPLDCIFCDKSHKNRESIRAHLQRQHVLLRAHICAVCKADFTTADHLRKHVRSQHREREHVCPECGKSFAQICHLTEHMLSERNHIKHICSLCNTQFFRSIDLNRHIQLQHSTNS, encoded by the coding sequence ATGGAATCAAGGTGTATATTACCCAAGCTGCAAGCGGACAATAACAAAGGCGCACTGGCCGCCCTCGTCTGCAATGGTAACTCGAAGAGGCGTCAATCCGACCGACGCTTCTATTGCCGGTCGTGTTTGTTGGCCTTTCCGCGCTTCGTTACCTGCAAGGCACACGAACAGCTATGCGATGCTCGCATTGCCCGGCTGCACATGTGCCGATACTGCCTAACCCTGTACGGGGACGAGGAGCTGCGCCAGCGGCACATGCAGCGGAAACACGCCGATGGACGCTACATGTGCCTGCAATGCGGTACAGCGGGCAAGCGGTACAGTTCACCGGTATTTCTGTACAAGCACGTCGTGTCGTGGCACGGCGAACACTCGCTTTTCTACTGTGCCATGTGTGCGGACAACTGCAACGATGCCAAGGCGTTCAGCTCGATGAGCGGACTGCTGGCGCATACGGAGAGCGAGCATCAGCTGGAGAGcgatgtgtgtgcgagtgttgTTGACGAGACGGAGGATCTGGAGATGCTCGAGGAGAACATTGATGAGTTTCTGCCAATGCTCGACTGGGACGATGATCTGACGTTCGGCTGGCCAATGGATCTGGCCAAAGAGGAGTGCATTGCCGATCCGAAGCCCAAAGCCAGCACCTATGTGTGTCCCATTTGTGCCAACGGCTTCACCGGCAGCATCAGTCTCCTCAATCACATCGAGCAATCGCATCAGCGCAATCCCCTCGACTGCATCTTCTGCGACAAATCTCACAAGAATCGCGAGTCCATTCGGGCTCATCTCCAGCGACAACATGTGCTCCTAAGAGCCCACATCTGTGCGGTGTGCAAGGCGGACTTTACCACCGCCGATCATCTGCGGAAGCATGTTAGGAGTCAGCACCGGGAGCGGGAACACGTCTGTCCAGAGTGCGGCAAATCATTTGCCCAAATCTGTCATCTAACAGAGCACATGTTGTCCGAGAGGAATCACATCAAACACATCTGCAGTCTCTGCAACACACAATTCTTTCGATCCATCGATCTCAACCGCCACATTCAACTGCAGCACTCCACAAACTCTTAA
- the LOC117788868 gene encoding ubiquitin carboxyl-terminal hydrolase MINDY-3 homolog isoform X2, with product MRTGAAQRKVRLAEKCISHNVDDVGVNSLGIDSRTPTTTAATSTGPAAAGRQQQPQQQQQQQQQQQHLLHFNDSDMRELREIKQLLWGDSVREDVFRRWSQGFEFSDVEPSALVQKQGGPCAVIAPVQAYLLKIIIMDMPGIQLTKLPSDKCQSLLIEALCNILKNCRALRYKIVTLQRRSTKERRLTPPSTIDEAAEAEADASEELAIGIDAAATVDVATTATAGAAAAASSGNDATLLTRLNLELTPEQFHDRLHTLHFDHIAEVTRYYMDNYSQLSHTYGVLLFMYSVFLTKGIEQVTSDISDTSEPLIHSTYGYGAQSLINLMLTGRAVAHVWDNEQDVGGLKLRGICEQSDIGFITLMEQMRYCTVGSFFKNPRYPVWVMGSDTHLTVLFSNEKRLVSPETPSETGRRIFKSYDPEGNNFISSTLLRDVLAALNLVSEPAYVSLMQKRLDPENLGIILLNAFMDEFFPLERRSTPDTFELMHYNGIPGSNDNNKVRYYLGSAILLEGDLKSICTSNPMVTCLQTKWPNIEINWHDAHMPSLN from the exons ATGCGAACGGGAGCAGCGCAGCGAAAAGTGCGCCTCGCCGAAAAGTGCATCAGCCACAACGTCGATGACGTTGGCGTCAACAGCCTTGGAATCGACAGCAggacaccaacaacaaca gcagcaacatcaacagggccagctgctgctggacggcaacagcaaccacaacaacaacagcagcagcaacaacaacaacaacatttgctgcattttaatGATAGTGACATGCGTGAGCTGCGCGAGATTAAGCAATTGCTGTGGGGCGACAGTGTGCGCGAAGATGTATTCAGGCGTTGGTCTCAAG GCTTTGAGTTTAGTGATGTGGAGCCCTCGGCTTTGGTGCAAAAACAGGGTGGTCCTTGTGCTGTGATAGCGCCGGTGCAGGCGTACTTGCTTAAGATAATTATCATGGACATGCCAGGCATACAATTAACAAAG CTGCCCAGTGATAAATGCCAGAGTCTGCTCATTGAGGCACTGTGCAACATATTGAAGAACTGCCGTGCTCTTCGCTATAAAATTGTCACACTGCAACGTCGATCAACCAAAGAGCGTCGCCTGACGCCACCTTCAACCATCGATGAGGCAGCGGAAGCGGAGGCGGATGCATCAGAGGAGCTGGCAATTGGAATTGATGCAGCTGCCACTGTTGATGTGgctacaactgcaactgctggtgctgctgctgctgcttcttctggCAATGATGCAACGCTGCTCACACGCTTGAATCTGGAGCTAACGCCAGAGCAATTTCATGATCGCCTGCATACGCTGCACTTTGATCACATCGCCGAGGTGACACGTTACTATATGGATAACTATAGTCAGCTATCGCATACGTATGGTGTGCTGTTGTTCATGTATTCGGTATTTCTAACCAAGGGCATAGAACAGGTGACATCTGATATATCGGATACATCGGAGCCGCTAATACATAGCACATATGGTTATGGGGCACAGTCGCTGATCAATTTGATGCTAACGGGACGCGCGGTGGCGCATGTCTGGGACAATGAACAGGATGTGGGCGGCTTAAAGCTGCGGGGCATTTGTGAGCAGAGCGATATTGGATTTATAACACTTATGGAACAGATGCGCTACTGCACCGTCGGATCCTTCTTTAAGAATCCACGCTATCCGGTCTGGGTAATGGGCTCCGATACGCATTTAACTG TTTTGTTTAGCAACGAAAAGAGGCTCGTCTCGCCAGAGACACCATCGGAGACGGGACGTCGCATCTTCAAGTCATACGATCCGGAGGGCAACAATTTCATATCAAGCACTTTGCTGCGGGATGTGTTGGCCGCATTGAATCTGGTCAGCGAGCCGGCATA TGTCAGTCTTATGCAGAAGCGTTTGGATCCAGAGAATCTCGGCATTATACTCTTGAATGCTTTTATGGATGAATTCTTTCCCCTGGAGCGTCGCTCAACGCCGGACACATTTGAGCTGATGCATTACAATGGCATACCCGGCtccaatgacaacaacaag GTGCGTTACTATTTGGGCTCGGCCATATTGCTGGAGGGTGATCTCAAGTCAATATGCACGTCAAATCCCATGGTCACCTGTCTGCAGACCAAGTGGCCCAACATTGAGATCAATTGGCATGATGCACATATGCCATCGTTGAATTGA
- the LOC117788894 gene encoding vascular endothelial growth factor C: MTQTQHTTRSCSSSSSSNDLQHAHQRRRRQMSTQLLTLFLLLLISCSAAATAQSRFFYNSADAQGKVRTQRQTSVDAAATVAADETAEATSCCQGAAAASVEPVTLSLDLSNVTADYGETEGSGESSKENFKRSVARAAVRNAPPASCSPQPTIVELKPPTDGQGGEQSGGGNVYYSPACTRINRCNGCCGSTLISCQATETETLQLRVRKVERSGASSKRGYAIVTVEQHLACKCDCRIKAEDCNTYQEYRKDLCRCECQNTDARDKCLEQSDHKYWDDANCTCACRYNQSCTTGTVFDETQCKCTDPSTPRDIADRRRFIVQAVAVEPDNSTLYSV, translated from the exons ATGACACAAACCCAGCACACGAcgcgcagctgcagcagcagcagtagcagcaatgATTTACAGCATGCGCATCAGCGACGTCGCCGTCAAATGTCAACGCAGCTGTtaacattgtttttgttacttttgaTCAGCTGCAGTGCCGCTGCGACTGCGCAGTCACGTTTCTTCTACAACTCAGCCGATGCACAGGGCAAGGTTCGTACGCAGCGACAGACAAGCGTTGACGCCGCTGCCACAGTCGCTGCCGATGAGACAGCAGAGGCGACAAGCTGCTGCCAgggcgcagcagcagcatctgtGGAGCCTGTTACG CTATCGCTGGATCTGAGCAATGTGACTGCAGATTATGGCGAGACTGAAGGCTCTGGTGAATCCTCCAAAG AAAACTTCAAACGCAGCGTGGCACGTG CTGCTGTGCGGAATGCACCACCCGCAAGTTGCTCGCCACAACCGACAATTGTGGAACTGAAGCCCCCAACGGACGGACAGGGGGGAGAGCAGTCGGGAGGAGGGAATGTGTATTATTCTCCCGCCTGTACGAGAATTAATCGGTGCAACGGATGCTGCGGCTCCACGCTGATCTCGTGCCAAgcgacggagacggagacgttGCAGCTGCGCGTGCGGAAAGTGGAGCGTTCGGGGGCAAGCAGCAAGCGGGGCTATGCGATTGTCACCGTGGAGCAGCACTTGGCTTGCAAATGCGACTGTCGGATCAAGGCCGAGGATTGCAATACGTATCAGGAGTACCGCAAGGATCTGTGCCGTTGCGAGTGCCAAAACACAGATGCCCGCGACAAGTGCCTCGAGCAATCGGATCACAAATATTGGGACGATGCCAATTGCACCTGCGCCTGTCGATACAACCAAAGCTGCACCACCGGCACCGTCTTCGATGAGACGCAGTGCAAATGCACCGAT CCTTCAACTCCCAGAGATATTGCGGATCGCAGACGCTTCATTGTACAGGCGGTTGCCGTGGAACCCGACAACAGCACCCTCTATAGCGTCTAG
- the LOC117793484 gene encoding serine protease SP24D-like — translation MLLQVILSVILLSVVCQAAPGYVIDGRVVGGVDATPAQFPHQISLRNRGSHNCGGSIISRNWVLTAAHCVTNTYENGTIEVYPAKNLNVRAGSNDRFSGGILRQVVEVIVHKDYGNFLNDIAVLRVDTPFIFSSNIQAISLPSQNTPADADIIISGWGRLTHGGDLPRYLQWNTLQSLSLEECQERIKYGYPNMLCLSHEPNNGACNGDSGGPALYKNEIVGIAGFVYGGCGSKNPDGYARVYYFIDWIKAHTDL, via the coding sequence ATGTTGCTTCAAGTGATTCTATCCGTGATATTGTTATCCGTCGTTTGCCAGGCGGCGCCTGGATACGTCATCGATGGAAGAGTTGTGGGTGGCGTGGATGCAACCCCGGCGCAGTTTCCCCATCAGATCTCGTTGCGGAATCGTGGCTCACACAATTGCGGAGGATCGATCATCTCCAGGAACTGGGTGCTAACTGCCGCCCACTGTGTCACCAACACCTATGAAAATGGCACCATCGAAGTCTATCCGGCGAAGAACCTCAACGTACGGGCGGGAAGCAATGATAGATTCAGTGGTGGAATACTCCGTCAGGTTGTCGAGGTCATTGTGCATAAGGATTATGGCAACTTCCTGAACGACATTGCCGTGTTGCGTGTCGATACTCCGTTCATCTTCTCATCCAACATCCAGGCGATCTCGCTGCCCAGTCAGAATACTCCCGCGGATGCGGACATCATCATCTCGGGTTGGGGTCGTCTCACACATGGCGGCGATCTGCCGCGTTATCTGCAATGGAACACTCTCCAATCCCTGTCGCTGGAGGAGTGCCAGGAGCGCATCAAATATGGTTACCCCAACATGTTGTGCCTCAGCCATGAGCCCAACAACGGCGCCTGCAATGGAGACTCCGGTGGTCCGGCCCTTTATAAGAATGAGATCGTTGGCATCGCCGGTTTCGTCTATGGCGGCTGTGGTTCCAAAAATCCAGATGGCTATGCTCGTGTCTATTACTTCATTGATTGGATTAAGGCACACACCGATCTTTAG
- the LOC117788925 gene encoding S-phase kinase-associated protein 1, which yields MPTIKLQSSDEEIFDTDIQIAKCSGTIRTMLEDCGMEEDENAIVPLPNVNSTILRKVLTWANYHKDDPQPTEDDESKEKRTDDITSWDADFLKVDQGTLFELILAANYLDIKGLLELTCKTVANMIKGKTPEDIRKTFNIKKDFTPAEEEQVRKENEWCEEK from the coding sequence ATGCCGACCATCAAATTGCAGTCTTCGGATGAGGAGATTTTTGATACCGATATACAAATTGCCAAGTGCTCTGGAACAATTCGCACCATGTTGGAGGATTGCGGCATGGAGGAGGATGAGAACGCCATTGTGCCATTGCCCAATGTGAACTCCACAATTTTGCGCAAGGTCTTGACCTGGGCCAATTATCACAAGGATGATCCCCAGCCAACCGAGGACGATGAGAGCAAGGAGAAGCGTACCGATGATATCACATCCTGGGATGCCGATTTTCTTAAAGTCGATCAGGGCACACTCTTTGAACTGATTTTGGCCGCCAACTATTTGGATATTAAGGGCTTGCTGGAATTAACCTGCAAGACTGTCGCCAATATGATCAAGGGCAAGACTCCAGAGGACATACGCAAGACATTCAACATCAAGAAGGACTTTACTCCCGCCGAGGAGGAGCAGGTGCGCAAGGAGAACGAATGGTGTGAGGAGAAGTAg
- the LOC117788868 gene encoding ubiquitin carboxyl-terminal hydrolase MINDY-3 homolog isoform X3 codes for MASDSAATSTGPAAAGRQQQPQQQQQQQQQQQHLLHFNDSDMRELREIKQLLWGDSVREDVFRRWSQGFEFSDVEPSALVQKQGGPCAVIAPVQAYLLKIIIMDMPGIQLTKLPSDKCQSLLIEALCNILKNCRALRYKIVTLQRRSTKERRLTPPSTIDEAAEAEADASEELAIGIDAAATVDVATTATAGAAAAASSGNDATLLTRLNLELTPEQFHDRLHTLHFDHIAEVTRYYMDNYSQLSHTYGVLLFMYSVFLTKGIEQVTSDISDTSEPLIHSTYGYGAQSLINLMLTGRAVAHVWDNEQDVGGLKLRGICEQSDIGFITLMEQMRYCTVGSFFKNPRYPVWVMGSDTHLTVLFSNEKRLVSPETPSETGRRIFKSYDPEGNNFISSTLLRDVLAALNLVSEPAYVSLMQKRLDPENLGIILLNAFMDEFFPLERRSTPDTFELMHYNGIPGSNDNNKVRYYLGSAILLEGDLKSICTSNPMVTCLQTKWPNIEINWHDAHMPSLN; via the exons ATGGCAAGCGACAgtgcagcaacatcaacagggccagctgctgctggacggcaacagcaaccacaacaacaacagcagcagcaacaacaacaacaacatttgctgcattttaatGATAGTGACATGCGTGAGCTGCGCGAGATTAAGCAATTGCTGTGGGGCGACAGTGTGCGCGAAGATGTATTCAGGCGTTGGTCTCAAG GCTTTGAGTTTAGTGATGTGGAGCCCTCGGCTTTGGTGCAAAAACAGGGTGGTCCTTGTGCTGTGATAGCGCCGGTGCAGGCGTACTTGCTTAAGATAATTATCATGGACATGCCAGGCATACAATTAACAAAG CTGCCCAGTGATAAATGCCAGAGTCTGCTCATTGAGGCACTGTGCAACATATTGAAGAACTGCCGTGCTCTTCGCTATAAAATTGTCACACTGCAACGTCGATCAACCAAAGAGCGTCGCCTGACGCCACCTTCAACCATCGATGAGGCAGCGGAAGCGGAGGCGGATGCATCAGAGGAGCTGGCAATTGGAATTGATGCAGCTGCCACTGTTGATGTGgctacaactgcaactgctggtgctgctgctgctgcttcttctggCAATGATGCAACGCTGCTCACACGCTTGAATCTGGAGCTAACGCCAGAGCAATTTCATGATCGCCTGCATACGCTGCACTTTGATCACATCGCCGAGGTGACACGTTACTATATGGATAACTATAGTCAGCTATCGCATACGTATGGTGTGCTGTTGTTCATGTATTCGGTATTTCTAACCAAGGGCATAGAACAGGTGACATCTGATATATCGGATACATCGGAGCCGCTAATACATAGCACATATGGTTATGGGGCACAGTCGCTGATCAATTTGATGCTAACGGGACGCGCGGTGGCGCATGTCTGGGACAATGAACAGGATGTGGGCGGCTTAAAGCTGCGGGGCATTTGTGAGCAGAGCGATATTGGATTTATAACACTTATGGAACAGATGCGCTACTGCACCGTCGGATCCTTCTTTAAGAATCCACGCTATCCGGTCTGGGTAATGGGCTCCGATACGCATTTAACTG TTTTGTTTAGCAACGAAAAGAGGCTCGTCTCGCCAGAGACACCATCGGAGACGGGACGTCGCATCTTCAAGTCATACGATCCGGAGGGCAACAATTTCATATCAAGCACTTTGCTGCGGGATGTGTTGGCCGCATTGAATCTGGTCAGCGAGCCGGCATA TGTCAGTCTTATGCAGAAGCGTTTGGATCCAGAGAATCTCGGCATTATACTCTTGAATGCTTTTATGGATGAATTCTTTCCCCTGGAGCGTCGCTCAACGCCGGACACATTTGAGCTGATGCATTACAATGGCATACCCGGCtccaatgacaacaacaag GTGCGTTACTATTTGGGCTCGGCCATATTGCTGGAGGGTGATCTCAAGTCAATATGCACGTCAAATCCCATGGTCACCTGTCTGCAGACCAAGTGGCCCAACATTGAGATCAATTGGCATGATGCACATATGCCATCGTTGAATTGA
- the LOC117788868 gene encoding ubiquitin carboxyl-terminal hydrolase MINDY-3 homolog isoform X1: protein MSDACEREQRSEKCASPKSASATTSMTLASTALESTAGHQQQQQRQEELSMASDSAATSTGPAAAGRQQQPQQQQQQQQQQQHLLHFNDSDMRELREIKQLLWGDSVREDVFRRWSQGFEFSDVEPSALVQKQGGPCAVIAPVQAYLLKIIIMDMPGIQLTKLPSDKCQSLLIEALCNILKNCRALRYKIVTLQRRSTKERRLTPPSTIDEAAEAEADASEELAIGIDAAATVDVATTATAGAAAAASSGNDATLLTRLNLELTPEQFHDRLHTLHFDHIAEVTRYYMDNYSQLSHTYGVLLFMYSVFLTKGIEQVTSDISDTSEPLIHSTYGYGAQSLINLMLTGRAVAHVWDNEQDVGGLKLRGICEQSDIGFITLMEQMRYCTVGSFFKNPRYPVWVMGSDTHLTVLFSNEKRLVSPETPSETGRRIFKSYDPEGNNFISSTLLRDVLAALNLVSEPAYVSLMQKRLDPENLGIILLNAFMDEFFPLERRSTPDTFELMHYNGIPGSNDNNKVRYYLGSAILLEGDLKSICTSNPMVTCLQTKWPNIEINWHDAHMPSLN, encoded by the exons ATGAGCGACGCATGCGAACGGGAGCAGCGCAGCGAAAAGTGCGCCTCGCCGAAAAGTGCATCAGCCACAACGTCGATGACGTTGGCGTCAACAGCCTTGGAATCGACAGCAggacaccaacaacaacaacagaggcaGGAGGAGCTATCAATGGCAAGCGACAgtgcagcaacatcaacagggccagctgctgctggacggcaacagcaaccacaacaacaacagcagcagcaacaacaacaacaacatttgctgcattttaatGATAGTGACATGCGTGAGCTGCGCGAGATTAAGCAATTGCTGTGGGGCGACAGTGTGCGCGAAGATGTATTCAGGCGTTGGTCTCAAG GCTTTGAGTTTAGTGATGTGGAGCCCTCGGCTTTGGTGCAAAAACAGGGTGGTCCTTGTGCTGTGATAGCGCCGGTGCAGGCGTACTTGCTTAAGATAATTATCATGGACATGCCAGGCATACAATTAACAAAG CTGCCCAGTGATAAATGCCAGAGTCTGCTCATTGAGGCACTGTGCAACATATTGAAGAACTGCCGTGCTCTTCGCTATAAAATTGTCACACTGCAACGTCGATCAACCAAAGAGCGTCGCCTGACGCCACCTTCAACCATCGATGAGGCAGCGGAAGCGGAGGCGGATGCATCAGAGGAGCTGGCAATTGGAATTGATGCAGCTGCCACTGTTGATGTGgctacaactgcaactgctggtgctgctgctgctgcttcttctggCAATGATGCAACGCTGCTCACACGCTTGAATCTGGAGCTAACGCCAGAGCAATTTCATGATCGCCTGCATACGCTGCACTTTGATCACATCGCCGAGGTGACACGTTACTATATGGATAACTATAGTCAGCTATCGCATACGTATGGTGTGCTGTTGTTCATGTATTCGGTATTTCTAACCAAGGGCATAGAACAGGTGACATCTGATATATCGGATACATCGGAGCCGCTAATACATAGCACATATGGTTATGGGGCACAGTCGCTGATCAATTTGATGCTAACGGGACGCGCGGTGGCGCATGTCTGGGACAATGAACAGGATGTGGGCGGCTTAAAGCTGCGGGGCATTTGTGAGCAGAGCGATATTGGATTTATAACACTTATGGAACAGATGCGCTACTGCACCGTCGGATCCTTCTTTAAGAATCCACGCTATCCGGTCTGGGTAATGGGCTCCGATACGCATTTAACTG TTTTGTTTAGCAACGAAAAGAGGCTCGTCTCGCCAGAGACACCATCGGAGACGGGACGTCGCATCTTCAAGTCATACGATCCGGAGGGCAACAATTTCATATCAAGCACTTTGCTGCGGGATGTGTTGGCCGCATTGAATCTGGTCAGCGAGCCGGCATA TGTCAGTCTTATGCAGAAGCGTTTGGATCCAGAGAATCTCGGCATTATACTCTTGAATGCTTTTATGGATGAATTCTTTCCCCTGGAGCGTCGCTCAACGCCGGACACATTTGAGCTGATGCATTACAATGGCATACCCGGCtccaatgacaacaacaag GTGCGTTACTATTTGGGCTCGGCCATATTGCTGGAGGGTGATCTCAAGTCAATATGCACGTCAAATCCCATGGTCACCTGTCTGCAGACCAAGTGGCCCAACATTGAGATCAATTGGCATGATGCACATATGCCATCGTTGAATTGA